Proteins from a genomic interval of Arvicola amphibius chromosome 10, mArvAmp1.2, whole genome shotgun sequence:
- the Zpld1 gene encoding zona pellucida-like domain-containing protein 1: MERIWLLLILAARVRPGSAQFNSYNCDANLHSRFPAERDISVYCGVQAITMKINFCTVLFSGYSETDLALNGRHGDSHCRGFINNNTFPAVVIFIINLSTLEGCGNNLVVSTLPGVGASGNATSVQIGNISGYIDTPDPPTVISYLPGLLYKFSCSYPLEYLVNNTQLASSSAAISVRENNGTFVSTLNLLLYNDSTYREQLIIPSIGLPLKTKVFAAVQATNLDGRWNVLMDYCYTTPSGNPNDDTRYDLFLSCDKDPQTTVIENGRSQRGRFSFEVFRFVKHKNQKMSTVFLHCLTKLCRADDCPLLMPICGNRKKRDVGSRTTWVPQSTSGNAVLSAGPIITRSDETPTNNSQLGSLSAPPFQLNAVTSSLISGMVILGVMSFSLLVCSLALLHRKGSNSLVLNGVRNPVFE, translated from the exons CTGAAAGAGACATCAGTGTCTACTGTGGAGTGCAGGCCATTACAATGAAGATTAATTTCTGCACAGTCCTTTTTTCGGGTTATTCTGAAACAGATCTGGCACTGAATGGAAGGCATGGGGATTCCCACTGCAGGGGCTTCATCAATAACAACACCTTCCCTGCAGTGGTCATTTTCATCATCAATCTCAGCACCTTGGAGGGCTGTGGAAACAACTTGGTG GTGTCCACGCTTCCTGGTGTTGGTGCTTCTGGAAATGCAACCTCAGTACAGATAGGAAATATTTCAGGATATATTGATACTCCAGACCCGCCAACAGTCATCAGCTATCTTCCTGGGCTCCTTTACAAATTTAGTTGTAGTTATCCATTGGAATACCTGGTTAATAACACCCAGCTTGCTTC GTCTTCAGCTGCTATTTCTGTGAGAGAGAACAATGGGACATTTGTCAGCACTTTGAACTTGCTCCTTTATAAT GATTCAACCTACAGAGAGCAGTTAATTATCCCAAGTATAGGATTACCTTTGAAAACCAAAGTATTTGCAGCTGTGCAAGCTACTAATCTCGACGGAAG ATGGAATGTATTAATGGACTATTGCTACACAACCCCATCTGGGAACCCAAATGATGACACTCGATATGATCTCTTCCTTAG CTGCGACAAAGATCCTCAGACCACCGTCATCGAAAACGGGAGAAGCCAACGGGGCCGGTTTTCATTTGAAGTGTTCCGATTTGTGAAACACAAGAATCAGAAAATGTCCACTGTCTTCCTGCATTGTCTCACGAAGCTCTGCAGAGCTGATGACTGTCCCCTCCTCATGCCG ATTTGTGGcaacagaaaaaagagagatgtTGGGAGCAGGACAACTTGGGTTCCTCAGAGCACTTCTGGAAACGCGGTCCTATCTGCTGGTCCCATCATCACTCGCAGCG ATGAGACTCCAACCAACAATTCACAGCTTG GTTCCTTGAGTGCACCTCCCTTCCAGCTGAATGCCGTCACCAGCTCTCTGATATCAGGAATGGTCATTCTGGGAGTCATGAGTTTCTCCCTCCTTGTGTGCTCACTGGCCCTTCTACACAGAAAGGGATCCAACAGCCTGGTATTGAATGGTGTAAGAAATCCCGTCTTTGAGTGA